In Pseudonocardia cypriaca, a single genomic region encodes these proteins:
- a CDS encoding 3-hydroxybutyrate dehydrogenase: MTSVPSPPLAGRRALVTGAASGIGAALARRLVADGAQVVAVDRDEAGLATLEGVEAVPCDLSDLAAVDALPADVDVLVNNAGLQHVAPIPEFDPDRFSLLLRVMLEAPFRLARRALPHMYAHGWGRVINISSVHGLRASPFKSAYVSAKHGLEGLSKVIALEGAEHGVTSNCIDPSYVRTPLVERQIADQARTHGIDPDAVVERVMLAPAAVKRLVEPDEVAELAAVLYGSASASITGTSLSMDGGWTAH, from the coding sequence ATGACGTCCGTTCCGTCGCCGCCGTTGGCCGGCCGCCGTGCGCTGGTCACGGGTGCCGCCTCGGGCATCGGGGCGGCGCTGGCGCGGCGGCTCGTCGCCGACGGGGCACAGGTGGTGGCCGTCGACCGCGACGAGGCCGGGCTCGCCACGCTCGAGGGCGTGGAAGCGGTGCCCTGCGACCTGTCGGACCTCGCGGCCGTCGACGCGCTGCCCGCCGATGTCGACGTCCTGGTCAACAACGCCGGCCTGCAGCACGTCGCCCCGATCCCCGAGTTCGACCCCGACCGGTTCTCGCTGCTCCTGCGCGTGATGCTGGAGGCGCCGTTCCGGCTCGCCCGGCGCGCGCTGCCGCACATGTACGCCCACGGCTGGGGCCGAGTGATCAACATCTCGAGCGTGCACGGGCTGCGCGCGAGCCCGTTCAAGTCCGCTTACGTCAGCGCGAAGCACGGTCTGGAAGGCCTGTCCAAGGTCATCGCGCTCGAGGGCGCCGAGCACGGGGTCACGAGCAACTGCATCGACCCCAGCTACGTGCGCACGCCGCTGGTCGAGCGGCAGATCGCCGACCAGGCCCGCACCCACGGGATCGACCCCGATGCCGTGGTGGAGCGGGTGATGCTCGCGCCGGCCGCCGTGAAGCGGCTCGTGGAACCGGACGAGGTGGCCGAGCTGGCGGCCGTGCTCTACGGGTCGGCGTCCGCGTCGATCACCGGAACGTCGCTCTCGATGGACGGCGGCTGGACCGCCCACTGA
- a CDS encoding nitroreductase/quinone reductase family protein, with protein sequence MNGSPRYVRTGRGTELFNTVVRWLTARGVSIWGSRVLAVRGRSSGEWRTVPVNLLGHEGARYLVAPRGHTQWVRNLRAAGGTGELRLGRRTEAFAADELADADKPEILRAYLRRWKFEVGVFFEGVDHTASDETLLAIAPGYPVFRLR encoded by the coding sequence ATGAACGGCAGCCCGCGTTACGTCCGGACCGGCCGCGGTACCGAGCTGTTCAACACCGTGGTCAGGTGGCTGACCGCTCGCGGCGTGAGCATCTGGGGCTCCCGGGTGCTCGCCGTGCGTGGCCGGAGCAGCGGGGAGTGGCGGACGGTGCCGGTCAACCTGCTGGGCCACGAGGGAGCCCGGTACCTGGTGGCGCCGCGCGGGCACACGCAGTGGGTGCGCAACCTGCGTGCCGCGGGCGGGACCGGGGAGCTGCGGCTCGGCAGGCGGACCGAGGCGTTCGCCGCCGACGAGCTGGCCGACGCCGACAAGCCCGAGATCCTGCGGGCGTACCTGCGGCGCTGGAAGTTCGAGGTGGGCGTGTTCTTCGAGGGCGTCGACCACACCGCGTCCGACGAGACCCTGCTCGCGATCGCCCCCGGCTACCCGGTGTTCCGGCTCCGCTGA
- a CDS encoding helix-turn-helix domain-containing protein codes for MSRTALELLRLLAQDAPAERIEEQARALAAADPESGAVARELALRVRAGIDAHRRREAELSALVDIARDLASLPEPGGVLDTIVRRARSLLGADCAYLTLADPERGDTFMRATDGSISARFQTLRLPLGAGLGGLVAQTRRPYWTADYPADTRYDHTTEIDAAVDEEGLVAICGTPLLVDREFVGVLFAAHRTHRPFASTEVALLGSLAALAAVTLVQLRRAAETADALAALSSAHAGIEQAAAAHDRFAGVVLSGGGVDDIAAALAELLGCWVAVLDVDDQRLAAHGAVPDRLVELPAVQQAADAARLVSADGAAAVAVRAAGQRLGTLVLGGRAALDDGQVRTVERAAMVTALVLLFRLREAEADQQVRTDLLADLLSRPAGEVDTTLVERGRLLGLRLRTPHVVAVCRAGRALGPGLVGTNEEWSVAVVPGRDPSAVAHEVAQRAGRDAGPVGAAGPVVPAAGLRETYADARRTADALSALGLPAGSARDLGFAGLVTGDAADVEAYVERVLGPVAAHDARRGTDLLATVEAYFAAGASPTRAAGALHVHVNTVTQRLERVAALLGEDWQSPDRALELQLALRLSRLRQLDSSGKPRS; via the coding sequence GTGTCGCGCACGGCGCTGGAGCTGCTGCGCCTGCTCGCCCAGGACGCGCCCGCCGAGCGCATCGAGGAGCAGGCGCGGGCGCTCGCGGCGGCCGACCCGGAGTCCGGGGCGGTCGCGCGGGAGCTCGCCCTGCGCGTCCGGGCGGGGATCGACGCGCACCGGCGCCGGGAGGCGGAGCTGTCGGCGCTGGTCGACATCGCCCGCGACCTCGCGTCGCTCCCGGAGCCGGGCGGGGTGCTCGACACGATCGTCCGCCGCGCCCGCAGCCTGCTCGGCGCGGACTGCGCGTACCTGACGCTGGCCGACCCGGAGCGGGGCGACACGTTCATGCGCGCCACGGACGGGTCGATCTCCGCCCGGTTCCAGACGCTCCGGCTGCCGCTGGGCGCGGGCCTCGGCGGCCTGGTGGCGCAGACGCGGCGGCCGTACTGGACCGCCGACTACCCGGCCGACACCCGCTACGACCACACCACCGAGATCGACGCGGCGGTCGACGAGGAAGGGCTGGTCGCGATCTGCGGCACCCCGCTGCTGGTCGACCGCGAGTTCGTCGGGGTGCTGTTCGCCGCGCACCGGACGCACCGCCCGTTCGCCAGCACCGAGGTGGCGCTACTGGGCTCGCTCGCCGCGCTCGCCGCCGTCACGCTCGTGCAGCTGCGCCGCGCGGCGGAGACGGCCGACGCGCTCGCGGCCCTGTCCAGCGCGCACGCCGGGATCGAGCAGGCCGCCGCGGCGCACGACCGGTTCGCCGGGGTGGTGCTCTCCGGCGGCGGGGTCGACGACATCGCCGCCGCCCTCGCCGAGCTGCTCGGCTGCTGGGTGGCGGTGCTGGACGTCGACGACCAGCGGCTCGCGGCCCACGGCGCGGTGCCCGACCGGCTGGTCGAGCTCCCCGCGGTGCAGCAGGCGGCCGACGCCGCTCGGCTGGTGAGCGCCGACGGCGCGGCCGCGGTGGCCGTGCGGGCGGCCGGCCAGCGCCTGGGCACCCTCGTACTGGGCGGGCGCGCCGCGCTCGACGACGGGCAGGTCCGCACCGTCGAACGCGCGGCGATGGTGACGGCGCTGGTACTGCTGTTCCGGCTGCGCGAGGCCGAGGCCGACCAGCAGGTCCGCACCGACCTGCTCGCCGACCTGCTGTCCCGGCCGGCAGGCGAGGTGGACACGACGCTCGTCGAGCGCGGGCGGCTGCTCGGGCTGCGGCTGCGCACGCCGCACGTCGTGGCCGTGTGCCGGGCCGGTCGAGCTCTCGGACCAGGGCTCGTGGGCACGAACGAGGAGTGGTCGGTCGCCGTCGTGCCGGGGCGCGACCCCTCCGCCGTGGCCCACGAGGTGGCCCAGCGCGCGGGGCGGGACGCCGGGCCGGTCGGCGCGGCGGGGCCGGTCGTACCCGCCGCCGGCCTGCGTGAGACGTACGCCGACGCCCGGCGCACCGCCGACGCTCTCAGCGCGCTCGGCCTGCCTGCTGGCTCCGCCCGTGACCTCGGCTTCGCCGGGCTCGTCACGGGGGACGCCGCGGACGTCGAGGCGTACGTCGAGCGCGTGCTCGGCCCCGTCGCGGCCCACGACGCCCGTCGCGGCACCGACCTGCTCGCCACCGTGGAGGCCTACTTCGCCGCCGGGGCGAGCCCGACCCGCGCGGCAGGTGCGCTCCACGTCCACGTGAACACCGTGACCCAGCGCCTGGAACGCGTTGCGGCCCTGCTCGGCGAGGACTGGCAGTCGCCCGACCGCGCCCTCGAACTGCAGCTGGCCCTGCGCCTGAGCCGGCTGAGGCAGTTGGACAGTTCAGGAAAGCCACGTTCCTGA
- a CDS encoding LLM class flavin-dependent oxidoreductase encodes MSDHKFRFGVVATPEGGGEQWAATAKRVEELGYSTLLMPDGLQLLSPFPSLAVAACATTTLRVGTFVLASPLRAPRAAAWEGHSLSVLTGGRFDFGIGSGRPEAQRFAEALGRPWGSAGERLQAVAESIEQLRELDGDRHTPVLVAAGGPKALALAARTADIVTLAAPPLSGRDHHAGMVAQLRDAAGDRDLEIAINLFVVGDEIPPWTRHFIGADHATLVANDSQTLLRGTPAEMADELQRRRDAYGVSYISVNGAFFEQFAPVVELLTGS; translated from the coding sequence ATGTCCGATCACAAGTTCCGCTTCGGGGTGGTGGCGACGCCGGAGGGTGGCGGGGAGCAGTGGGCCGCCACGGCGAAGCGCGTGGAGGAGCTGGGCTACTCGACGCTCCTGATGCCCGACGGTCTGCAGCTGCTGTCCCCGTTCCCGTCGCTCGCCGTGGCGGCCTGCGCGACGACCACGTTGCGCGTGGGCACGTTCGTGCTGGCCAGCCCGCTGCGGGCGCCGCGCGCCGCGGCGTGGGAAGGGCATTCGCTCTCGGTGCTCACCGGGGGCCGCTTCGACTTCGGCATCGGCAGCGGCCGCCCGGAGGCGCAGCGGTTCGCCGAGGCGCTCGGCAGGCCGTGGGGGTCGGCGGGGGAGCGGCTGCAGGCGGTGGCCGAGTCGATCGAGCAGCTGCGCGAGCTCGACGGCGACCGGCACACGCCGGTCCTCGTGGCCGCGGGCGGCCCGAAGGCGCTCGCGCTCGCCGCCCGCACGGCCGACATCGTCACGCTCGCGGCACCCCCGCTCTCCGGACGCGACCACCACGCGGGGATGGTCGCCCAGCTCCGGGACGCCGCGGGCGACCGGGACCTCGAGATCGCCATCAACCTGTTCGTCGTGGGCGACGAGATCCCGCCGTGGACCCGGCACTTCATCGGTGCCGACCACGCCACCCTCGTCGCCAACGACTCGCAGACCCTCCTGCGCGGCACCCCCGCCGAGATGGCCGACGAGCTGCAGCGCCGCCGCGACGCGTACGGCGTTTCCTACATCAGCGTCAACGGCGCGTTCTTCGAGCAGTTCGCACCGGTCGTGGAACTGCTCACCGGGAGCTGA
- the mmsB gene encoding multiple monosaccharide ABC transporter permease, which produces MTRTAPPEEKAPEGASTSVALHTGTSNVRELLTRNMRQSGIYVAFVAIIALFAILTDGVSLSPINITNIILQYSYILVLAIGMVIVIIAGHIDLSVGSVVALTGAISAVLVIQQGLPWWVGIIAALATGVVIGAWHGFWVAYVGIPAFIVTLAGMLLFRGLTQQVLGNISLSPFPAEYQQVATGFLNGLLGGPGYDIFTLLIGAIGVAGYAVSGFRTRLARITYQQPVESFPLFVTRVVLVGAVVMYFAWQLANARGLPVVLIILGALVLAYGVVTRRSVFGRQVYAIGGNLSAATLSGVKVKAVNFWIFVNMGVLSAVAGIIFSSRSNGAQPAAGNMFELDAIAAAFIGGAAVTGGVGTVVGAVVGGLIMAVMSNGMQLMGVEQPIQSVVKGIVLLLAVAFDIYNKRRAGSSR; this is translated from the coding sequence ATGACCAGGACCGCACCCCCCGAGGAGAAGGCGCCCGAGGGCGCCAGCACGTCGGTCGCGCTGCACACCGGCACGAGCAACGTCCGGGAGCTGCTCACCCGCAACATGCGGCAGAGCGGCATCTACGTGGCGTTCGTGGCCATCATCGCCCTGTTCGCGATCCTGACCGACGGCGTATCGCTCAGCCCGATCAACATCACGAACATCATCCTGCAGTACTCGTACATCCTGGTGCTGGCGATCGGCATGGTCATCGTGATCATCGCCGGGCACATCGACCTGTCCGTGGGGTCGGTGGTCGCGCTCACCGGCGCGATCTCGGCGGTCCTGGTCATCCAGCAGGGTCTGCCCTGGTGGGTGGGGATCATCGCCGCGCTCGCCACCGGAGTGGTGATCGGCGCATGGCACGGGTTCTGGGTGGCCTACGTCGGCATCCCGGCGTTCATCGTGACGCTCGCAGGCATGCTCCTGTTCCGCGGCCTCACCCAGCAGGTGCTCGGCAACATCTCGCTCTCGCCGTTCCCCGCGGAGTACCAGCAGGTCGCCACCGGATTCCTCAACGGGCTCCTCGGCGGCCCCGGCTACGACATCTTCACGCTGCTCATCGGCGCGATCGGGGTGGCCGGATACGCGGTGAGCGGGTTCCGCACCCGCCTGGCCCGCATCACCTACCAGCAGCCGGTCGAGTCGTTCCCGCTGTTCGTCACCCGGGTCGTGCTGGTCGGCGCCGTCGTCATGTACTTCGCGTGGCAGCTCGCCAACGCGCGCGGCCTGCCCGTCGTGCTGATCATCCTCGGTGCACTCGTGCTCGCATACGGCGTGGTCACCCGGCGCTCGGTGTTCGGGCGGCAGGTCTACGCGATCGGCGGCAACCTGTCGGCCGCGACGCTCTCCGGCGTCAAGGTCAAGGCCGTCAACTTCTGGATCTTCGTCAACATGGGCGTCCTGTCCGCGGTCGCGGGGATCATCTTCTCCTCCCGCTCCAACGGCGCCCAGCCGGCGGCGGGCAACATGTTCGAGCTCGACGCCATCGCCGCGGCGTTCATCGGCGGCGCGGCCGTGACCGGCGGCGTCGGCACCGTCGTCGGCGCCGTGGTCGGTGGCCTGATCATGGCGGTCATGAGCAACGGCATGCAGCTCATGGGCGTCGAGCAGCCGATCCAGTCCGTCGTCAAGGGCATCGTGCTGCTGCTGGCCGTGGCCTTCGACATCTACAACAAGCGGCGGGCGGGCTCGTCGCGCTGA
- a CDS encoding MarR family winged helix-turn-helix transcriptional regulator produces the protein MALENPPGSAFLLAAVGSHAAARFAERVADLDLTPPQVGLLGLIAASPGQSQQAVAQLLGMPPSRLVGLVDALADRGLVERRRNRTDRRLHALHITDEGTEMLARVGKVGREHDAALCRSLDAAERETLRALLSRIAADQGLRPGIHPGYRGV, from the coding sequence GTGGCACTGGAGAACCCGCCCGGGTCGGCCTTCCTCCTCGCCGCGGTCGGCTCCCACGCCGCCGCGCGCTTCGCCGAGCGCGTCGCCGACCTGGACCTCACACCCCCGCAGGTCGGACTGCTCGGGCTCATCGCCGCGTCACCGGGCCAGAGCCAGCAGGCCGTGGCCCAGCTGCTCGGGATGCCGCCGAGCCGGCTGGTCGGGCTCGTCGACGCGCTCGCCGACCGCGGGCTCGTCGAGCGCAGACGCAACCGGACCGACCGGCGCCTCCACGCGCTGCACATCACCGACGAGGGAACGGAGATGCTGGCCCGCGTCGGGAAGGTCGGCCGCGAGCACGACGCCGCGCTCTGCCGGAGCCTCGACGCGGCCGAGCGCGAGACACTGCGCGCCCTCCTCTCCCGCATCGCGGCCGACCAGGGGCTGCGCCCGGGGATCCACCCCGGCTACCGGGGCGTGTAG
- a CDS encoding BTAD domain-containing putative transcriptional regulator: MTGASTRAPGVVLRVLGDFTVTVDDRVVTLGGPRQKAVLARILAGADEAVSAEQLVDDVWGERSAESTVASVHAYVSRLRRLLGGAAIPRRGGRYLIDRDVVTVDADLFVDDVSRGRAALARGADSAAAAILGAALARWHGADAFGTMRDAHFLAPLAARWEELRVLAAEALADAHARCGRAGDDVTLLHELAERDPLRESVAVRLVRALYAAGRQADALTAFERCRHALAEQLGVDPTPELRRVHAAVLAQEPLPSAVSSALPTNLPPRNRSFVGRHDLLAQVGGALDDDTNRPRAVALVGLPGVGKTELALELAHRRRRAGRVAWWIAAEDPAGTATGLADLAAALGIAAFERGEDTHAALWDELDRAPGWVLVFDNADDPALLEPFLPAARHGDVVITSRNPAWRRLARPVTVAPLRRAESVHYVVGRTGDAAAAADTLAGQLGDLPLALEQACAYIEQTGMSVADYVDLFRERRDSLLLHDPLDSRPTVATTWGLAFDRLHQRSPRAAGLLEAMAFLAPDAIAVATLRRLGPDGFTDELDLQDAIAELLRLSLVDRDAGVVRVHRLVQDVVRARMPVGMRQRRLVEAAGACTVADTEDVAAHLMSIATHAEALATVADGLVEALAELAHRQAARALYPAAQHVLETALRLQDRTGDPVLHGRLVCQLGEVLDAAGHLAPALELHRRAVRILDSTLDPDDVVLAHAYNRLGHVLNCADDAVAAIEAHERALLALQKAGRDDLVPPVLADLGYTLWAAGRLGPAGEALRAAQVLLEGQGRRDGPAWAHATAGLGIVEQDTGNLEEAVALQRTALEVFAQVCGPDHPDTAQTLDKLGYALRLSRRADEAVEVHLRAVRLLERVLGADDSRVAMTLTNLGLAYADAGRIGEAVEAQARARRIFYAALGPEHASTLLAGRRLAVALAASGNEVRARRLMNEVLEVVERRLEDNPAEWARVAADAARVFGADTV, from the coding sequence GTGACCGGCGCGAGCACACGAGCCCCAGGTGTCGTGCTGCGTGTGCTCGGCGATTTCACCGTCACTGTCGATGATCGCGTGGTCACCCTCGGTGGCCCTCGGCAGAAGGCGGTGCTCGCGCGCATCCTCGCGGGCGCCGACGAGGCGGTCTCGGCCGAGCAGCTCGTCGACGACGTCTGGGGCGAGCGGTCCGCCGAGTCGACGGTCGCTTCCGTGCACGCCTACGTCTCGCGGCTGCGGCGGCTGCTGGGCGGCGCGGCGATCCCGCGGCGGGGCGGGCGGTACCTGATCGACCGGGACGTCGTCACGGTCGACGCGGACCTCTTCGTCGACGACGTGTCCCGCGGCCGGGCCGCTCTCGCCCGAGGCGCGGACAGCGCGGCGGCGGCCATCCTCGGGGCGGCGCTCGCCAGGTGGCACGGCGCGGACGCGTTCGGGACGATGCGGGACGCCCACTTCCTGGCTCCCCTCGCGGCGAGGTGGGAGGAGTTGCGTGTGCTGGCCGCGGAGGCGCTCGCCGACGCACACGCCCGCTGCGGCCGGGCAGGCGACGACGTGACGCTCCTGCACGAGCTGGCCGAGCGGGACCCGCTGCGGGAGTCCGTGGCCGTGCGCCTCGTGCGAGCCCTGTACGCGGCGGGGAGGCAGGCCGACGCCCTCACCGCGTTCGAGCGGTGCCGGCACGCGCTGGCCGAGCAGCTCGGCGTCGACCCCACCCCCGAGCTGCGCCGCGTGCACGCGGCCGTGCTGGCCCAGGAGCCGCTCCCCTCGGCCGTCTCTTCGGCGCTACCGACCAACCTGCCGCCGCGGAACCGCTCGTTCGTGGGACGGCACGACCTGCTCGCCCAGGTCGGCGGCGCCCTGGACGACGACACCAACCGGCCTCGCGCCGTGGCACTGGTCGGCCTGCCCGGCGTCGGCAAGACCGAGCTGGCCCTCGAGCTGGCCCATCGCAGGCGCCGGGCCGGGCGGGTCGCCTGGTGGATCGCAGCCGAGGACCCGGCGGGCACCGCCACCGGGTTGGCCGATCTCGCGGCCGCGCTCGGGATCGCCGCCTTCGAGCGGGGAGAGGACACCCACGCCGCGTTGTGGGACGAGCTCGACCGGGCCCCTGGCTGGGTGCTGGTGTTCGACAACGCCGACGACCCCGCCCTGCTGGAACCGTTCCTGCCGGCCGCCCGCCACGGCGACGTCGTGATCACCTCGCGCAACCCGGCCTGGCGGCGCCTCGCCCGCCCGGTCACGGTGGCGCCGCTGCGCAGGGCGGAGTCGGTCCACTACGTGGTGGGCCGCACCGGCGACGCCGCGGCCGCGGCCGACACGCTCGCCGGGCAGCTCGGTGACCTGCCGCTCGCCCTGGAACAGGCGTGCGCCTACATCGAGCAGACCGGCATGTCCGTGGCCGACTACGTGGATCTGTTCCGGGAGCGGCGGGACAGCCTGCTGCTGCACGATCCGCTGGACTCGCGCCCCACCGTCGCCACGACGTGGGGCCTCGCCTTCGACCGGCTGCACCAGCGATCGCCGCGGGCGGCCGGGCTGCTCGAGGCGATGGCGTTCCTCGCCCCGGACGCGATCGCCGTCGCGACGCTGCGCCGGCTCGGCCCCGACGGGTTCACCGACGAGCTCGACCTGCAGGACGCGATCGCGGAGCTGCTGCGGCTGTCACTGGTCGACCGCGACGCGGGCGTCGTGCGGGTGCACCGGCTGGTGCAGGACGTGGTGCGGGCCCGGATGCCGGTCGGCATGCGGCAACGGCGGCTCGTCGAGGCCGCGGGGGCCTGCACGGTGGCCGACACCGAGGACGTCGCCGCGCACCTGATGAGCATCGCCACCCACGCCGAGGCGCTCGCCACCGTGGCCGACGGGCTGGTGGAGGCGCTGGCCGAGCTGGCGCACCGGCAGGCGGCGCGTGCGCTCTACCCGGCCGCACAGCACGTCCTCGAGACGGCGTTGCGCCTGCAGGACCGGACCGGAGACCCCGTGCTGCACGGCCGGCTCGTCTGCCAGCTCGGCGAGGTGCTCGACGCCGCCGGGCACCTCGCGCCCGCCCTCGAGCTGCACCGGCGGGCCGTGCGGATACTCGACTCGACCCTCGATCCGGACGACGTCGTGCTCGCGCACGCCTACAACCGCCTCGGCCACGTCCTCAACTGCGCCGACGACGCGGTCGCCGCGATCGAGGCCCACGAGCGCGCGCTGCTGGCCCTGCAGAAGGCCGGGCGGGACGACCTGGTCCCGCCGGTGCTGGCCGACCTCGGCTACACGTTGTGGGCCGCAGGCCGGCTCGGCCCCGCCGGCGAGGCGTTGCGGGCGGCACAGGTGCTGCTGGAGGGCCAGGGACGGCGCGACGGGCCCGCGTGGGCGCACGCCACCGCGGGCCTCGGCATCGTCGAGCAGGACACCGGCAACCTGGAGGAGGCGGTGGCGCTCCAGCGCACCGCGCTCGAGGTGTTCGCCCAGGTCTGCGGCCCCGACCACCCCGACACCGCGCAGACCCTGGACAAGCTCGGCTACGCGCTGCGGCTCTCGCGCCGCGCGGACGAGGCCGTGGAGGTGCACCTGCGCGCCGTCCGGCTGCTGGAGCGCGTCCTCGGGGCCGACGACTCGCGCGTCGCCATGACGCTCACCAACCTCGGTCTCGCCTACGCCGACGCCGGCCGCATCGGTGAGGCGGTCGAGGCACAGGCACGGGCGCGGCGGATCTTCTACGCAGCCCTCGGTCCCGAGCACGCGAGCACGCTGCTCGCCGGCAGGCGGCTCGCCGTCGCGCTCGCCGCCAGCGGGAACGAGGTGCGGGCGCGCAGGCTGATGAACGAGGTCCTCGAGGTCGTGGAGCGCAGGCTGGAGGACAACCCCGCCGAGTGGGCCCGGGTGGCCGCCGACGCGGCGCGCGTGTTCGGAGCGGACACGGTCTAG
- a CDS encoding RNA polymerase sigma factor, whose product MVSPDPTTHATPSTAQLVRDACDRHPEAWRELTSRYEGLVRAVVGSYRLQEADFADAVQNTWLRALERLHSVRNPDSLGGWLTTVARRECLALLARSRREAPTGVADDQLVVEEPGPEALVLAEEARRAVAHAVTELPLKPRELVNALFSTPEPNYAEVSRQMGLPIGSIGPTRQRALRTLRCGLARAGQDVRAS is encoded by the coding sequence ATGGTCAGCCCCGATCCGACCACGCACGCGACACCGAGCACCGCCCAGCTGGTCAGGGACGCGTGCGACCGCCATCCGGAGGCGTGGCGCGAGCTGACGTCGCGGTACGAAGGCCTCGTACGCGCCGTCGTCGGCTCCTACCGGCTCCAGGAGGCGGACTTCGCGGACGCGGTCCAGAACACCTGGCTCCGCGCCCTCGAGCGGCTCCACAGCGTCCGCAACCCCGACAGCCTCGGAGGCTGGCTCACCACCGTGGCCCGGCGCGAATGCCTCGCACTGCTGGCCCGCTCGCGCCGCGAGGCACCGACCGGCGTGGCGGACGACCAGCTCGTCGTGGAGGAGCCCGGGCCGGAAGCGCTGGTGCTGGCCGAGGAGGCCCGGCGCGCCGTCGCCCACGCGGTGACCGAGCTGCCTCTGAAGCCGCGGGAACTGGTCAACGCCCTGTTCTCGACGCCGGAGCCCAACTACGCCGAGGTGTCCCGGCAGATGGGGCTGCCGATCGGGAGCATCGGGCCCACCCGGCAGCGGGCGCTGCGGACGCTGCGGTGCGGGCTCGCGCGGGCCGGTCAGGACGTCCGCGCCAGCTGA
- a CDS encoding MFS transporter, whose translation MAGTAVEWYDFFLYGVAAAVVFPAVFFPSNDPAVGTLLALGTFAIGFVARPLGGLVFGHYGDKLGRKKLLVISLVAMGIATFAIGLLPGYATIGIAAPLLLVVLRLVQGFAIGGEWGGAVLIVSEHGDPARRGYWASWPQAGVPIGQLLANALLFLLAAIQSEQDFQSWGWRIPFLLSAVLVLIGLYIRLSIEESPVFREAQARAAERVAAGEREVVPIVDVFRRYPREVFTAMGARFAENVCYYIFTIVITTYMTKRLGVSSSFVLGAVLIGTAVHLVVIPVWGALSDRFGRKPIYLLGAAGVGIWAFVFIALIDTANFALTALAVVVGLVFHAAMYGPQAAFLSELFGTKVRYSGTSVGYQLASVVAGGLAPIIAVALYTSFDSGYAVSVYVALSSLLTILAVASYGETRSRDLAEDHAIAKH comes from the coding sequence ATGGCCGGTACGGCCGTCGAGTGGTACGACTTCTTCCTCTACGGGGTCGCGGCGGCCGTCGTGTTCCCGGCGGTCTTCTTCCCGTCGAACGACCCCGCGGTAGGCACCCTGCTCGCGCTCGGCACGTTCGCGATCGGCTTCGTGGCCCGGCCGCTCGGCGGGCTGGTCTTCGGCCACTACGGCGACAAGCTCGGCCGCAAGAAGCTGCTGGTCATCAGCCTCGTGGCGATGGGGATCGCGACGTTCGCGATCGGGCTGCTACCCGGGTACGCGACCATCGGGATCGCGGCGCCGCTGCTGCTGGTGGTCCTGCGCCTCGTACAGGGCTTCGCGATCGGCGGGGAATGGGGCGGGGCCGTCCTCATCGTCTCCGAGCACGGCGACCCGGCGCGGCGCGGCTACTGGGCGAGCTGGCCGCAGGCAGGCGTGCCGATCGGCCAGCTGCTCGCCAACGCGCTGCTCTTCCTGCTCGCCGCGATCCAGAGCGAGCAGGACTTCCAGTCGTGGGGGTGGCGGATCCCGTTCCTGCTCTCCGCGGTGCTCGTGCTGATCGGCCTCTACATCCGGCTGTCGATCGAGGAGTCGCCGGTCTTCCGAGAGGCCCAGGCCCGCGCCGCCGAGCGCGTCGCGGCGGGCGAGCGGGAGGTCGTCCCGATCGTCGACGTGTTCCGCCGCTACCCCCGTGAGGTCTTCACGGCGATGGGAGCGCGGTTCGCCGAGAACGTCTGCTACTACATCTTCACGATCGTCATCACGACCTACATGACGAAGCGGCTCGGGGTGTCCAGCTCCTTCGTGCTCGGCGCCGTGCTCATCGGCACCGCGGTCCACCTGGTGGTCATCCCCGTGTGGGGCGCGCTCTCCGACCGCTTCGGCCGCAAGCCGATCTACCTGCTCGGAGCCGCGGGCGTCGGGATCTGGGCGTTCGTGTTCATCGCGCTCATCGACACGGCCAACTTCGCGCTCACCGCGCTCGCCGTCGTCGTCGGGCTGGTGTTCCACGCCGCGATGTACGGGCCGCAGGCGGCGTTCCTCTCCGAGCTGTTCGGGACGAAGGTCCGCTACTCGGGCACGTCGGTCGGCTACCAGCTCGCATCCGTCGTGGCGGGCGGGCTCGCGCCGATCATCGCCGTGGCGCTCTACACCTCGTTCGACTCCGGCTATGCGGTGTCGGTGTACGTGGCGCTCAGCTCGCTGCTGACGATCCTGGCAGTGGCGTCCTACGGCGAGACCCGCTCGCGCGACCTCGCCGAGGACCACGCGATCGCAAAGCACTGA